The following proteins come from a genomic window of Burkholderia stabilis:
- a CDS encoding sulfurtransferase TusA family protein produces the protein MQIHKEVDARGLNCPLPILRAKKALADMESGQILKVLATDPGSQRDFAAFAKQTGNEIVESTTQDKTFVFLMRRR, from the coding sequence ATGCAGATTCACAAGGAAGTGGACGCGCGCGGGCTCAATTGCCCGTTGCCGATCCTGCGTGCCAAGAAAGCGCTTGCCGATATGGAAAGCGGGCAGATTCTCAAGGTGCTCGCGACCGATCCCGGCTCGCAGCGCGATTTCGCCGCGTTCGCGAAGCAAACGGGCAACGAGATCGTCGAATCGACGACGCAGGACAAGACCTTCGTGTTCCTGATGCGCCGCCGCTGA
- a CDS encoding LysR family transcriptional regulator: MNQQNVQALWPHIHSLTVLAAAGSFTAAAQRLGISKAAMSQRIADLEKAAGVPLVRRTTRSVRLTDAGQTLVDSTRDAFESIGQHFARVKDLAGEPRGLLRVTAPVALGRQQVVPHLPDFLRQHPGVHIELDLSDRLHSLTQEGFDLAIRHTTTAPQTHVAWKLCDTRSLLVASRDYLDARGAPRHPSELVDHSCLCYLRDNEPAAWSFEPDGRRRQRVSVPVRGSFAANNSEAMREAALGGLGIALLPDFSARRDLDAGRLVALLDGWRPSGAFGDHIFAIRPYSPVVPSAVRALVRHLRERLAGGFSGA; this comes from the coding sequence ATGAATCAGCAAAATGTCCAGGCGCTCTGGCCGCATATCCATTCGCTGACGGTGCTGGCCGCGGCCGGCAGTTTCACGGCCGCCGCGCAGCGGCTCGGCATCAGCAAGGCCGCGATGAGCCAGCGCATCGCCGATCTCGAAAAGGCCGCCGGCGTGCCGCTCGTGCGCCGCACGACGCGCAGCGTGCGGCTCACCGATGCGGGCCAGACGCTCGTCGACAGCACGCGCGACGCGTTCGAGTCGATCGGGCAGCATTTCGCGCGCGTGAAGGATCTGGCCGGCGAGCCGCGCGGGCTGCTGCGCGTGACGGCGCCGGTCGCGCTCGGGCGCCAGCAGGTCGTGCCGCACCTGCCCGATTTCCTGCGGCAGCATCCGGGCGTGCACATCGAGCTCGACCTGTCGGACCGGCTGCACTCGCTGACGCAGGAGGGCTTCGACCTCGCGATCCGGCACACGACCACCGCGCCGCAGACCCACGTCGCGTGGAAGCTGTGCGATACACGCTCGCTGCTGGTTGCGAGCCGTGACTACCTCGACGCGCGCGGCGCGCCGCGGCACCCGAGCGAACTCGTCGATCACAGCTGCCTGTGCTACCTGCGCGACAACGAGCCGGCTGCCTGGAGCTTCGAGCCGGACGGCCGGCGGCGCCAGCGCGTGAGCGTGCCGGTGCGCGGCAGTTTCGCGGCGAACAACAGCGAGGCGATGCGCGAGGCCGCGCTCGGCGGGCTCGGCATCGCGCTGCTGCCCGATTTCAGCGCGCGGCGTGATCTCGACGCCGGCCGGCTCGTCGCGCTGCTCGACGGCTGGCGGCCGTCGGGCGCGTTCGGCGATCACATTTTCGCGATCCGCCCGTACAGCCCGGTCGTGCCGAGCGCGGTGCGCGCGCTGGTGCGGCACCTGCGCGAACGGCTCGCGGGCGGCTTCTCCGGCGCGTGA
- a CDS encoding CoA-acylating methylmalonate-semialdehyde dehydrogenase: MNPVPAYTSDADVGHYVDGAPVAGRSGRFQDVLNPALGRAVRRVALADHDEVQQAVASANAAFPAWAATPPIRRARVLHRFLQLMNEHRDTLAAIITAEHGKVFSDAQGEVARGIDIIEFACGVPQLLKGDFTDQVSTGIDNWTMRQPLGVVAGITPFNFPCMVPCWMFPVAIATGNTFVLKPSERDPSAALFIADLLTQAGLPAGVFNVVQGDKGAVDALLDHPDVQAVSFVGSTPIAAYVQQRAVQSGKRVQALGGAKNHLVVMPDANIEQAVDALIGAAYGSAGERCMAISVAVLVGDVADKIVPAVAERARKLVIGDGMSPEVEMGPIVTGEALKRIEGYIEQGVSEGAQLVVDGRGLRVPGREAGFFTGGTLFDHVTPEMRIYKEEIFGPVLGCVRVKDFGEAVDLINAHEFGNGVSCFTSDGGIAREFARRIQVGMVGINVPIPVPMAWHGFGGWKKSLFGDMHAYGEEGVRFYTRQKSVMQRWSSSIGKGAEFAMPTAK, translated from the coding sequence ATGAATCCGGTTCCCGCTTACACGTCCGACGCCGACGTCGGCCACTATGTCGACGGCGCGCCCGTCGCCGGCCGCAGCGGCCGCTTCCAGGACGTCCTCAATCCCGCGCTCGGGCGGGCGGTGCGCCGCGTCGCGCTCGCCGATCACGACGAAGTGCAGCAGGCCGTCGCCTCCGCCAACGCCGCATTCCCGGCCTGGGCCGCGACGCCGCCGATCCGCCGCGCGCGCGTGCTGCACCGCTTCCTGCAACTGATGAACGAGCACCGCGACACGCTCGCGGCCATCATTACGGCCGAGCACGGCAAGGTGTTCTCCGATGCGCAAGGTGAAGTCGCGCGCGGCATCGACATCATCGAATTCGCCTGCGGCGTGCCGCAACTGCTGAAGGGCGATTTCACCGACCAGGTCAGCACCGGCATCGACAACTGGACGATGCGCCAGCCGCTCGGCGTCGTCGCGGGCATCACGCCGTTCAACTTCCCGTGCATGGTGCCGTGCTGGATGTTCCCGGTCGCGATCGCGACGGGCAACACGTTCGTGCTGAAGCCGAGCGAGCGTGACCCGTCGGCGGCGCTGTTCATCGCCGACCTGCTCACGCAGGCCGGCCTGCCGGCCGGTGTGTTCAACGTCGTGCAGGGCGACAAGGGCGCGGTCGACGCACTGCTCGACCACCCCGACGTGCAGGCCGTCAGCTTCGTCGGCTCGACGCCGATCGCGGCCTACGTGCAGCAACGCGCGGTGCAGTCGGGCAAGCGCGTGCAGGCGCTCGGCGGCGCGAAGAACCATCTCGTCGTGATGCCCGATGCGAACATCGAGCAGGCCGTCGACGCGCTGATCGGCGCGGCGTACGGCTCGGCCGGCGAACGCTGCATGGCGATCAGCGTCGCGGTGCTGGTCGGCGACGTCGCCGACAAGATCGTGCCGGCGGTCGCCGAACGCGCGCGCAAGCTGGTGATCGGCGACGGCATGTCGCCGGAAGTCGAGATGGGCCCGATCGTCACCGGCGAAGCGCTGAAGCGCATCGAAGGCTATATCGAGCAAGGCGTGAGCGAAGGCGCGCAACTGGTGGTCGACGGCCGCGGCCTGCGCGTGCCGGGCCGCGAGGCGGGCTTCTTCACCGGCGGCACGCTGTTCGACCACGTGACGCCCGAGATGCGGATCTACAAGGAAGAAATCTTCGGGCCCGTGCTCGGCTGCGTACGCGTGAAGGATTTCGGCGAAGCGGTCGACCTGATCAACGCGCACGAGTTCGGCAACGGCGTGTCGTGCTTCACGAGCGACGGCGGCATCGCGCGCGAATTCGCGCGGCGCATCCAGGTCGGGATGGTCGGCATCAACGTGCCGATTCCGGTGCCGATGGCATGGCACGGCTTCGGCGGCTGGAAGAAGAGCCTTTTCGGCGACATGCACGCGTACGGCGAGGAAGGCGTGCGCTTCTACACGCGCCAGAAGTCGGTGATGCAGCGCTGGTCGTCGAGCATCGGCAAGGGCGCCGAATTCGCGATGCCGACCGCGAAGTAA
- a CDS encoding MurR/RpiR family transcriptional regulator, which yields MSSSEKPPATVEQFLQHLTQEYEGLSNRLKVIARHVETHRDQLGLEGIQSLAEACGVQPSAVVRFAKHFGFSGFSEMQRLFREGLAQQIAPGRAYNLRLRDVIESGSSSLQPEQIADEFIKGSIAGMQQLRQTLDPQALAQAVDLLAQTQAIWIAGSRRAFPIAVYLDYALQHTDKRIGLFSALGSMHLGQIRSVREGDVMIVISFMPYAEETVQVAQQAVQRGARLIAITDSRMSPLAREAEVTLMVQDSETFGFRALTATMGLAQSLFVALAYRLELSYLPTADGAHGTKAG from the coding sequence ATGAGTTCATCCGAGAAACCTCCCGCCACCGTCGAGCAGTTCCTGCAGCATCTGACGCAGGAATACGAGGGCCTCAGCAATCGCCTGAAGGTCATTGCGCGCCACGTGGAAACGCATCGGGACCAGCTTGGGCTGGAAGGCATCCAGTCGCTCGCGGAGGCCTGCGGCGTGCAACCGTCGGCGGTGGTGCGCTTCGCGAAGCATTTCGGCTTCTCCGGTTTCTCCGAGATGCAGCGGTTGTTCCGCGAAGGGCTCGCGCAGCAGATCGCGCCCGGGCGCGCGTACAACCTGCGGCTGCGCGACGTGATCGAATCGGGCTCGTCGAGCCTGCAGCCCGAACAGATCGCCGACGAATTCATCAAGGGCAGCATTGCCGGGATGCAGCAGCTGCGGCAGACGCTCGACCCGCAGGCGCTCGCGCAGGCCGTGGACCTGCTCGCCCAGACGCAGGCGATCTGGATCGCGGGCTCGCGGCGCGCGTTTCCGATCGCGGTGTATCTCGACTATGCGCTGCAGCACACCGACAAGCGCATCGGGCTGTTCAGCGCGCTCGGCAGCATGCATCTCGGGCAGATCCGGTCGGTGCGCGAGGGCGACGTGATGATCGTCATCTCGTTCATGCCGTATGCGGAAGAAACGGTGCAGGTCGCGCAGCAGGCCGTGCAGCGCGGCGCGCGCCTGATCGCGATCACCGACAGCCGGATGAGCCCGCTCGCGCGGGAGGCCGAGGTGACGCTGATGGTGCAGGACAGCGAGACGTTCGGCTTCCGCGCGCTGACGGCCACGATGGGCCTCGCGCAGAGCCTGTTCGTCGCGCTCGCGTACCGGCTCGAGCTGTCGTACCTGCCGACCGCCGACGGCGCGCACGGTACGAAAGCCGGCTGA
- a CDS encoding Gfo/Idh/MocA family protein, producing the protein MIDGQILLGHSIRWGMVGGGLGSQIGYSHRSAALRDGSFQLVAGAFDIDPERGRQFGVKLGVAADRCYPDYATMFDAEARRPDGIRAVSIATPNNTHFEICRAALNAGLHVVCEKPLCFTTEEAEALQRLSVEKNRIVGVAYGYSGHQMIEQAREMIARGDLGEIRIVQMQFAHGFHSEGVEAASAAARWRVDPKFAGPSYVLGDIGTHPLYISEVMAPELKIRRLMCSRQSFVKSRAPLEDNAFTIMEYDTGAVGYVWSSAVNAGSMHSQKVRVIGSKASVEWWDEHPNQLRYEVQGQPAQVLDRGMGYLHPHALREDRIGAGHPEGLFEAWSNLYARFALAMDAADRGDTAALKNIRYPDVHAGVEGVRWVENCVRSADAGGVWIDYR; encoded by the coding sequence ATGATTGACGGACAGATTCTGCTTGGACACTCGATTCGCTGGGGCATGGTCGGCGGCGGGCTCGGCAGCCAGATCGGCTACAGCCACCGCTCGGCCGCATTGCGCGACGGCAGCTTCCAGCTGGTCGCCGGCGCGTTCGACATCGATCCCGAGCGCGGCCGCCAGTTCGGCGTGAAGCTCGGCGTCGCGGCGGATCGCTGCTATCCCGACTACGCGACGATGTTCGACGCCGAGGCGCGCCGCCCGGACGGCATTCGCGCGGTGTCGATCGCGACGCCGAACAACACGCACTTCGAGATCTGCCGCGCCGCGCTGAATGCGGGGCTGCACGTGGTCTGCGAGAAGCCGCTGTGCTTCACGACCGAGGAGGCCGAGGCGTTGCAGCGGCTGTCGGTCGAGAAGAACCGGATCGTCGGCGTCGCGTACGGCTACTCGGGGCACCAGATGATCGAACAGGCGCGCGAGATGATCGCGCGCGGCGATCTCGGCGAGATCCGCATCGTGCAGATGCAGTTCGCGCACGGGTTCCACAGCGAGGGCGTCGAGGCCGCGAGCGCGGCCGCGCGCTGGCGCGTCGATCCGAAGTTCGCGGGCCCGAGCTACGTGCTCGGCGATATCGGTACGCATCCGCTGTACATCTCCGAGGTGATGGCGCCCGAGCTGAAGATTCGCCGGCTGATGTGTTCGCGGCAGAGCTTCGTGAAGAGCCGCGCGCCGCTCGAGGACAACGCGTTCACGATCATGGAATACGACACGGGCGCGGTCGGTTACGTGTGGTCGAGCGCGGTGAACGCGGGCTCGATGCACAGCCAGAAGGTGAGGGTGATCGGCTCGAAGGCGAGCGTCGAATGGTGGGACGAGCATCCGAACCAGTTGCGCTACGAAGTGCAGGGGCAGCCCGCACAGGTGCTCGACCGCGGGATGGGCTATCTGCATCCGCATGCATTGCGCGAAGATCGCATCGGCGCAGGGCATCCGGAAGGGTTGTTCGAGGCGTGGTCGAATCTTTACGCGCGTTTCGCGCTTGCGATGGACGCGGCCGATCGCGGCGACACCGCGGCGCTGAAGAACATCCGCTATCCGGACGTCCACGCGGGCGTCGAGGGCGTTCGGTGGGTCGAGAACTGCGTGCGTTCCGCCGACGCGGGCGGCGTGTGGATCGACTATCGCTGA
- a CDS encoding TIM barrel protein produces MTMKMGCAPCCWGVDDVKNPHLPPWRQVLAEAAQAGYSGIELGPYGYIPLELDVVSAELERQRLSITAGTIFDDLVSPENLPNLLRQTREICALITRLPKLPTQHGQRYAAPYLVVMDWGHDERDYAAGHADRAPRLSDERWVRMVDHIRQIATIARDEFGVRAVIHPHAGGYIEFADEIDRIVADITADTVGLCLDTGHLHYSGMDPETWLRRHAARLDYVHFKDIDAAVYDAVMGEHIAFFAACARGVMCPIGKGVLDYPSIRRALDDIGYAGYITIEQERDPRHAGTSLRDVAASRAFLASAGFA; encoded by the coding sequence ATGACGATGAAGATGGGTTGCGCACCCTGCTGCTGGGGCGTCGACGACGTGAAGAACCCGCACCTGCCGCCGTGGCGGCAGGTGCTCGCCGAAGCGGCGCAGGCCGGGTACTCGGGCATCGAGCTCGGGCCGTACGGCTATATCCCGCTCGAACTCGACGTGGTGAGCGCCGAGCTCGAGCGGCAGCGCCTGAGCATCACCGCCGGCACGATCTTCGACGATCTCGTATCGCCGGAGAACCTGCCGAACCTGCTGCGCCAGACGCGCGAAATCTGCGCGCTGATCACGCGGCTGCCGAAGCTGCCGACGCAGCACGGGCAGCGCTACGCGGCGCCGTACCTGGTCGTGATGGACTGGGGGCACGACGAGCGCGACTATGCGGCCGGCCATGCCGATCGTGCGCCGCGCTTGTCGGACGAACGCTGGGTGCGCATGGTCGACCACATCCGTCAGATCGCGACGATCGCGCGCGACGAATTCGGCGTGCGCGCGGTGATCCATCCGCATGCGGGCGGCTACATCGAGTTTGCCGACGAGATCGACCGGATCGTCGCCGATATCACGGCCGACACGGTCGGCCTGTGCCTCGACACGGGCCACCTGCATTACTCGGGCATGGACCCGGAGACGTGGCTGCGCCGCCATGCGGCGCGTCTCGACTACGTGCATTTCAAGGACATCGACGCGGCCGTGTACGACGCGGTGATGGGCGAGCACATCGCGTTCTTCGCCGCGTGCGCGCGCGGCGTGATGTGCCCGATCGGCAAGGGGGTGCTCGACTACCCGTCGATCCGGCGCGCACTCGACGACATCGGCTACGCCGGCTATATCACGATCGAGCAGGAACGCGATCCGCGCCATGCGGGCACGAGCCTGCGCGATGTCGCCGCGAGCCGCGCGTTTCTCGCGTCGGCCGGCTTCGCTTGA
- a CDS encoding Gfo/Idh/MocA family oxidoreductase gives MTLQIGVIGCGAIGQDHIRRLTRTLSGARVVAVNDIDPQQARDAVTKAGLDAEIYGDGHEVVAAADVQAVLVTSWGPTHEAFVLDAIAHGKPVFCEKPLAVTADGCMRIVEAEVAHGRRLVQVGFMRPYDEGYRALKRVIDSGEIGAPLMLHCAHRNQSVGERYTTDMAITDTLIHELDVLRWLLGEDYTSAQVVYPKKTRHASAHLADPQIVLLETASGVRIDVEIFVNCQYGYDIQCEVVGEQGIAKLPDPPAVGLKHAARQSVEIMTDWKERFIASYDVELQAFIDGVRQGALTGPSAWDGYAAAVAADACVHAQKSGAVEPIAMAERPAFYRG, from the coding sequence ATGACCTTGCAAATCGGCGTGATCGGCTGCGGCGCGATCGGCCAGGACCACATTCGCAGACTGACCCGCACGCTGTCCGGCGCGCGCGTCGTGGCCGTCAACGACATCGATCCGCAGCAGGCGCGCGACGCGGTGACGAAGGCTGGGCTCGACGCCGAGATTTACGGCGACGGCCACGAAGTGGTCGCGGCCGCCGACGTGCAGGCCGTGCTCGTCACGTCGTGGGGGCCGACACACGAAGCGTTCGTGCTCGACGCGATCGCGCACGGCAAGCCGGTGTTCTGCGAGAAGCCGCTCGCCGTCACGGCCGACGGCTGCATGCGGATCGTCGAGGCGGAAGTCGCGCATGGCCGCCGGCTCGTGCAGGTCGGCTTCATGCGGCCCTACGACGAAGGCTATCGCGCGCTGAAGCGCGTGATCGACAGCGGCGAGATCGGCGCGCCGCTGATGCTGCATTGCGCGCACCGCAACCAGTCGGTCGGCGAGCGCTACACGACCGACATGGCGATCACCGACACGCTGATCCACGAACTCGACGTGCTGCGCTGGCTGCTCGGCGAGGACTACACGAGTGCGCAGGTCGTCTATCCGAAGAAGACGCGCCATGCATCCGCGCATCTCGCCGATCCGCAGATCGTGCTGCTGGAAACCGCGAGCGGCGTGCGCATCGACGTCGAGATCTTCGTCAACTGCCAGTACGGCTACGACATCCAGTGCGAGGTGGTCGGCGAGCAGGGCATCGCGAAGCTGCCCGATCCGCCGGCCGTGGGGCTCAAGCACGCGGCGCGGCAGTCGGTCGAGATCATGACCGACTGGAAGGAGCGTTTCATCGCGTCGTACGACGTCGAGCTGCAGGCGTTCATCGACGGCGTGCGGCAGGGGGCGCTCACCGGGCCGTCCGCGTGGGACGGTTATGCGGCGGCGGTCGCGGCCGACGCGTGCGTGCACGCGCAAAAGAGCGGCGCGGTCGAGCCGATCGCGATGGCCGAGCGCCCCGCGTTCTATCGCGGCTGA
- a CDS encoding sugar phosphate isomerase/epimerase family protein: MKIALDPYMIRHLPLDRLPHAVAELGYDQIELSPRSDFLDWWVMPRATRERMAAFRQAMRASGVGLASLQPMYRWASPFEDERLWAVRCWKKAIEVALEMECALMVSEFGRGASPERSVGERPGANPKELCEAAWFRSMDELLPILERERIVLSVEPHPEDWIEQLQPAIDIVTNLGSPSLKLSYIAPHTFYYGDDMAAMIAQAALILAHVRVADTFDHRKSSQLRYIVNPPGSNQIRVHQHLDIGQGEIDWDVFFRALGTAGFDGVMSSCVFAWEDRAEASSRYMRDTIRRYVDRHFDRAAR, encoded by the coding sequence ATGAAGATCGCGCTGGACCCCTACATGATTCGCCATCTGCCGCTCGACCGGCTGCCGCACGCGGTGGCCGAGCTCGGCTACGACCAGATCGAGCTGTCGCCGCGCAGCGACTTTCTCGACTGGTGGGTGATGCCGCGCGCGACGCGCGAGCGCATGGCCGCGTTCCGCCAGGCGATGCGCGCGAGCGGCGTCGGCCTCGCGTCGCTGCAGCCGATGTACCGCTGGGCGAGTCCGTTCGAGGACGAGCGGTTATGGGCCGTGCGCTGCTGGAAGAAGGCGATCGAGGTGGCGCTCGAGATGGAGTGCGCGCTGATGGTGTCGGAGTTCGGGCGCGGCGCGTCGCCGGAGCGCTCGGTCGGCGAGCGGCCGGGCGCGAACCCGAAGGAGCTGTGCGAAGCCGCGTGGTTTCGCTCGATGGATGAGCTGCTGCCGATCCTCGAGCGCGAGCGCATTGTGCTGTCGGTCGAGCCGCATCCGGAGGACTGGATCGAGCAGCTGCAGCCGGCGATCGACATCGTGACGAACCTCGGCTCGCCGTCGCTGAAGCTGTCGTATATCGCGCCGCACACGTTCTACTACGGCGACGACATGGCCGCGATGATCGCGCAGGCCGCGCTGATTCTCGCGCACGTGCGCGTGGCCGACACCTTCGACCACCGCAAGAGCAGCCAGCTGCGCTACATCGTGAACCCGCCGGGCTCGAACCAGATCCGCGTGCACCAGCATCTCGACATCGGGCAGGGCGAGATCGACTGGGACGTGTTTTTCCGCGCGCTCGGCACCGCGGGTTTCGACGGCGTGATGTCGTCGTGCGTGTTCGCGTGGGAGGACCGTGCGGAAGCGTCGTCGCGCTACATGCGCGACACGATCCGGCGCTACGTCGATCGCCATTTCGATCGCGCGGCGCGCTGA
- a CDS encoding ABC transporter permease, which translates to MGNLNPVADAQTMTIKARHTKWPPELSIFLVLVGISLFFEIVGWIVVGQSFLFNAERLEIIVLQMAVIGIIAVGVNLVIITSGIDLSSGSVVAAAAVVSASLAQVSDFPRAVFPHLTDLPIIWPVLAGVCVGLLVGLLNGSLIAMTGIPPFIATLGTMVAARGFAKWFTNGMPVSMLTDQFAAIGAGANPVVIFLVIAAIFHVVLRYTRFGKYTYAIGANRHAAVVSGINVTRHLIFVYAIAGLLSGIAGTVTAARAISGQSGMGVMYELDAIAAVVIGGTSLSGGLGRVTGTVIGVLILGVMTSGFTFIRIDAYYQEMVKGAIIVAAVIADQYRNKKTRR; encoded by the coding sequence ATGGGCAACCTGAATCCGGTCGCGGACGCGCAGACCATGACAATCAAGGCGCGGCACACGAAATGGCCGCCCGAGCTGAGCATCTTTCTCGTGCTGGTCGGCATCAGCCTGTTCTTCGAGATCGTCGGGTGGATCGTCGTCGGGCAGAGCTTCCTGTTCAACGCCGAGCGGCTCGAGATCATCGTGCTGCAGATGGCCGTGATCGGCATCATCGCGGTCGGCGTGAACCTCGTGATCATCACCAGCGGGATCGATTTGTCGTCGGGGTCGGTCGTGGCGGCGGCGGCCGTCGTGTCGGCGAGCCTCGCGCAGGTGTCCGATTTCCCGCGCGCGGTGTTTCCGCACCTGACCGATCTGCCGATCATCTGGCCGGTGCTGGCCGGCGTGTGCGTCGGGCTGCTGGTCGGCCTGCTGAACGGTTCGCTGATCGCGATGACGGGCATCCCGCCGTTCATCGCGACGCTCGGCACGATGGTGGCCGCGCGCGGCTTCGCGAAGTGGTTCACCAACGGGATGCCGGTGTCGATGCTGACCGACCAGTTCGCGGCCATCGGCGCAGGCGCCAATCCGGTGGTCATCTTTCTCGTGATCGCCGCGATCTTCCACGTCGTGCTGCGCTATACGCGCTTCGGCAAGTACACATACGCGATCGGCGCGAACCGTCACGCAGCCGTCGTGTCGGGCATCAACGTCACGCGCCACCTGATCTTCGTCTATGCGATCGCGGGCCTGCTGAGCGGGATCGCCGGCACCGTGACGGCCGCGCGCGCGATCTCCGGCCAGTCGGGCATGGGCGTGATGTACGAGCTCGATGCGATCGCGGCGGTCGTGATCGGCGGCACGTCGCTGTCGGGCGGCCTCGGCCGCGTGACGGGCACCGTGATCGGCGTGCTGATCCTCGGCGTGATGACGTCGGGCTTCACGTTCATCCGCATCGACGCGTATTACCAGGAGATGGTGAAGGGCGCGATCATCGTCGCGGCCGTGATCGCCGATCAGTATCGCAACAAGAAGACGCGCCGCTGA
- a CDS encoding sugar ABC transporter ATP-binding protein: MFTARIARPMAGGDAPAASSGSTGSSGRDGAPASAADCVLEVRGVGKSFPGVVALDGVQFRVRRGTVHALMGENGAGKSTLMKIIAGVYTPDQGEILINGEPVVLTGPLDALDRGIAMIHQELNLMPYMTVAENIWIRREPKNRFGLIDHAELRRRTAALFERLSIDIDPETDVRTLTVASRQMVEIAKAVSFDSDVLIMDEPTSALTDKEVTHLFRIIRQLREQGKGIVYITHKMNELFEIADEFSVFRDGKYIGTHASSDVTRDDIIRMMVGREITQMFPKEDVPIGEVVLSVKDLGVAGVFRDVSFELRAGEILGVAGLVGSGRSNVAEALFGVVPATSGEIRIDGKPVRITTPAQAMKHGMAFLTEDRKDTGCFLNLDLLANMEAAVLSNRYVKFNFVQHAQLKRDCEEMSRMLRVKTPGLHEEIQNLSGGNQQKVLIGRWLLTQPRILILDEPTRGIDVGAKAEIHRLVSALAGKGVAVLMISSEMPEVLGMSDRVMVMHEGRMTGIVDRKDADQVRIMDLASR; encoded by the coding sequence ATGTTTACAGCCAGGATCGCGCGCCCGATGGCCGGCGGCGACGCGCCGGCCGCTTCGTCCGGGTCGACCGGATCGTCCGGCCGGGACGGCGCGCCGGCTTCCGCGGCCGACTGTGTGCTCGAGGTGCGCGGGGTCGGCAAGTCCTTTCCCGGCGTCGTCGCGCTCGACGGCGTGCAGTTCCGCGTGCGGCGCGGCACCGTTCATGCGCTGATGGGCGAGAACGGCGCGGGCAAGTCGACGCTGATGAAGATCATCGCGGGCGTCTACACGCCCGACCAGGGCGAAATCCTGATCAACGGCGAACCGGTCGTGCTGACCGGCCCGCTCGATGCGCTCGACCGCGGGATCGCGATGATCCATCAGGAGCTCAACCTGATGCCGTACATGACGGTCGCGGAGAACATCTGGATTCGCCGCGAACCGAAGAACCGCTTCGGCCTGATCGATCACGCGGAGCTGCGCCGCCGCACGGCCGCGCTGTTCGAGCGGCTGTCGATCGACATCGATCCCGAAACCGACGTGCGCACGCTGACGGTGGCGAGCCGGCAGATGGTCGAGATCGCGAAGGCCGTGTCGTTCGACTCGGACGTGCTGATCATGGACGAGCCGACGTCGGCGCTGACCGACAAGGAAGTCACGCACCTGTTCCGGATCATTCGCCAGCTGCGCGAGCAGGGCAAGGGCATCGTCTACATCACGCACAAGATGAACGAGCTGTTCGAGATCGCCGACGAGTTTTCGGTGTTCCGCGACGGCAAGTACATCGGCACGCATGCGTCGAGCGACGTCACGCGCGACGACATCATCCGCATGATGGTCGGGCGCGAGATCACGCAGATGTTCCCGAAAGAGGACGTGCCGATCGGCGAGGTCGTGCTGTCGGTGAAGGACCTCGGCGTCGCGGGCGTGTTTCGCGACGTGAGCTTCGAGCTGCGCGCGGGGGAGATCCTCGGCGTCGCGGGCCTCGTCGGCTCGGGGCGCTCGAACGTCGCGGAGGCGCTGTTCGGCGTCGTGCCGGCCACGTCGGGCGAGATCCGGATCGACGGCAAGCCGGTGCGGATCACGACGCCCGCGCAGGCGATGAAGCACGGGATGGCATTCCTGACCGAAGACCGCAAGGACACCGGCTGCTTCCTGAATCTCGACCTGCTCGCGAACATGGAAGCGGCCGTGCTCAGCAACCGCTACGTGAAGTTCAACTTCGTGCAGCACGCGCAGTTGAAACGCGACTGCGAGGAAATGAGCCGGATGCTGCGCGTGAAGACGCCCGGGCTGCACGAGGAGATCCAGAACCTGTCGGGCGGCAACCAGCAGAAGGTGCTGATCGGCCGCTGGCTGCTCACGCAGCCGCGCATCCTGATCCTCGACGAACCGACGCGCGGCATCGACGTCGGCGCGAAGGCCGAGATTCACCGGCTCGTCAGCGCGCTCGCCGGCAAGGGCGTCGCGGTGCTGATGATCTCGTCGGAGATGCCGGAGGTGCTGGGCATGAGCGACCGCGTGATGGTGATGCACGAAGGGCGCATGACCGGCATCGTCGATCGCAAGGACGCCGACCAGGTCCGCATCATGGATCTCGCGTCGCGCTGA